The Accipiter gentilis chromosome 7, bAccGen1.1, whole genome shotgun sequence genome includes a region encoding these proteins:
- the HEATR3 gene encoding HEAT repeat-containing protein 3 isoform X6 codes for MNKNYIEDIANEAINLLWNVCECNNTAVYIFNKEGCLEAVLHYMKKFSTNVDLAISVANCLQAVTEDNPDLLSSFNASAQQVLETVMLCPESTMKHILLRTLIAGTIWNIKDTIPPGSLGSMVNAILKIFSESLAIDAGEMIISMNEAEKKRLKLAAEAETEENVSDVIDNCVLSEDDDMEEIPKGKVRRENDISDLLPSDKWELKEVTALLMAQQTALEIIVNMCCSEDPSDDEWEELSSSDESDLFMENSYNEGSGLLMSPLCLSDEVNSAFLNNLIPKKILEKTGFPNSVALDICMHNPSWKPLIKKLNAVQCRALTCLHSILLVSDVDCLGGASALQSLAQHLSQLVFSKMELPADTEFLEAITSALRALLQTMASKNISQCMTPEQLLALCEAGIHSSNASVRVNVVSILGISGSVLAKGQDTAETLKMIGKFLLEVAMKEPSLVVAGEALDALFDVFADGKEAEKAAVQIKLLPALKEFQPVFKMRMRKEGKGQYSTDQLCVLDNVKMNLRRFIAYQETLGKTPT; via the exons TGAATGTAACAATACTGCGGTATATATATTCAATAAAGAAGGATGTCTGGAGGCTGTGTTACATTACATGAAGAAATTTTCCACAAATGTGGATCTGGCTATTTCAGTAG CAAACTGCTTGCAGGCAGTGACGGAAGATAATCCAgatcttctttcttcatttaatgCTTCTGCACAGCAAGTATTGGAAACCGTGATGTTGTGTCCAGAGAGCACAATGAAGCATATCCTTCTGAGAACGCTGATAGCAG GCACTATCTGGAATATCAAGGATACCATTCCACCAGGCAGTCTGGGAAGCATGGTTAATGCAATCCTGAAGATTTTTTCAGAATCATTAGCAATAGATGCTGGTGAAATGATTATTAGTATgaatgaagctgaaaaaaagaggttaaaactTGCTGCGGAGGCAGAAACAGAGGAAAACGTGAGTGATGTTATAGATAACTGTGTTTTGAGTGAAGATGATGACATGGAAGAAATACCAAAAGGAAAAGTCAGGAGAGAAAATGACATTTCAGATCTACTTCCG tctGATAAGTGGGAACTGAAAGAAGTGACAGCTTTACTGATGGCTCAGCAGACTGCTCTGGAAATCATTGTTAATATGTGCTGCAGTGAAG aTCCCTCTGATGATGAATGGGAAGAACTCTCCAGCAGTGATGAAAGTGACTTGTTTATGGAAAACTCATACAATGAGGGGAGTGGGCTGCTCATGTCACCCTTGTGCCTCTCTGATGAGGTTAACTCAGCATTTCTGAACAACCTAATTCCAAAGAAG atTCTTGAAAAAACTGGTTTTCCGAACAGTGTTGCTCTAGACATCTGTATGCACAATCCGTCTTGGAAACCATTAATTAAAAA actGAATGCAGTGCAGTGTAGAGCTTTAACATGTCTTCATAGCATTTTGTTAGTGTCAGACGTGGATTGTCTTGGAGGAGCTTCAGCACTTCAGTCCCTTGCACAGCATCTCTCACAGCTAGTCTTTTCTAAAATGG AACTCCCTGCAGACACAGAATTCCTGGAAGCCATAACCAGTGCGTTGAGGGCTCTTCTACAAACAATGGCATCAAAGAACATTTCCCAG TGTATGACTCCTGAGCAGCTATTGGCTTTGTGTGAAGCTGGTATTCACAGCAGCAATGCCAGTGTTAGAGTGAATGTAGTGAGCATCCTTGGAATTTCTGGCAGTGTCCTAGCAAAAGGCCAAGATACAGCTGAAACGCTAAAG aTGATTGGAAAATTTCTTCTTGAGGTTGCTATGAAGGAACCTTCTCTTGTGGTAGCAGGGGAAGCCTTGGATGCACTTTTTGATGTATTTGCAGATggtaaagaagcagaaaaggcagcGGTACAGATCAAGTTGCTTCCAGCACTGAAAGAATTTCAGCCAGTGTTCAAAATGAGG ATGCGAAAAGAAGGCAAAGGACAATATAGTACAGATCAACTGTGTGTTCTTGACAATGTGAAGATGAATTTGAGAAGATTCATTGCATATCAGGAGACACTAGGGAAAACCCCAACTTGA